One window of the Zea mays cultivar B73 chromosome 3, Zm-B73-REFERENCE-NAM-5.0, whole genome shotgun sequence genome contains the following:
- the LOC103650935 gene encoding SUN domain-containing protein 4, whose translation MQRSRRALLRRTAAAQEQSAVAEAAANGRRRRLYGFSASLVVASWVAVLLLHSLVGHGDGQRDGGGSTVDLTVVEPTVNVGPINPVVQEEHGGDLEMPGDSCVNSDENAVLSEDTLVQADQLCSSDEVQNENTEAVTIDSQVELSGDQGGYLPQSGVDSGVQPGEKVESKDLPRPPRLSRVAPPDLDEFKTRAIAERGPGISSQPGNIIHRREPSGKLYNYAAASKGAKVLDFNKEAKGASNILDKDKDKYLRNPCSAEGKFVIIELSEETLVDTIAIANFEHYSSNPKEFELLSSLTYPTENWETLGRFTAANAKLAQNFTFLEPKWARYLKLNLVSHYGSEFYCTLSVLEVYGMDAVEKMLENLIPVENKKTEPDDKTKEPIEKIYLKDPAGGKEFSQETLDEDEFELEDDKPNGDSLKNGANDPVSEARTLQAGRIPGDTVLKVLMQKVQSLDVSFSVLERYLVELNSRYGQIFKDFDADIDSKDVLLEKIQSELKNLESSKDNIMNEVDGFLSWKLVASSQLNQLVLDNALLRLEFEIFRQKQTDMENRSLAVIFLSFVFACLALAKLSIGIMSRFCRFYNFEKFHNVRSGWLVLLLSSCVISTILIIQ comes from the exons ATGCAGAGGTCGCGGCGAGCCCTTCTGCGGAGGACGGCGGCAGCCCAGGAGCAGAGCGCTGTGGCGGAGGCTGCCGCTAACGGAAGGAGGAGGCGTTTGTACGGCTTCTCCGCCTCCCTCGTCGTCGCCTCGTGGGTCGCCGTGCTCCTCCTCCACTCCCTCGTCGGACACGGCGACGGTCAACGAG ATGGAGGAGGCTCTACTGTAGATCTTACTGTTGTAGAGCCTACTGTAAATGTTGGTCCTATTAATCCGGTTGTACAGGAAGAGCATGGAGGTGATTTGGAGATGCCAGGTGATAGCTGTGTTAATTCTGACGAAAACGCTGTGCTTTCAGAGGATACACTGGTGCAAGCAGATCAATTGTGTTCCAGTGATGAGGTGCAGAATGAGAACACAGAAGCTGTAACCATAGACAGTCAGGTTGAGCTTTCAGGAGATCAGGGTGGGTATCTTCCTCAGTCGGGTGTTGATTCTGGAGTTCAACCAGGGGAGAAGGTAGAGAGTAAAGATTTGCCTAGACCACCGAGACTATCACGGGTTGCTCCTCCTGATCTCGATGAATTCAAGACAAGAGCAATTGCTGAAAGGGGACCTGGTATTTCTAGTCAACCTGGTAATATCATCCACCGAAGGGAGCCTAGTGGGAAGTTGTATAATTATGCTGCAGCTTCTAAAGGGGCCAAGGTTCTGGATTTCAATAAGGAGGCTAAGGGTGCTTCCAACATCTTAGATAAAGACAAAGACAAGTACCTCCGCAATCCTTGCTCAGCAGAGGGGAAGTTTGTCATCATAGAGCTTTCTGAAGAAACCTTAGTAGATACAATCGCAATTGCAAATTTTGAGCATTATTCTTCTAATCCAAAAGAATTTGAACTGCTGAGCAGTCTGACATATCCCACAGAAAACTGGGAAACTCTTGGAAGATTCACTGCCGCGAATGCAAAACTTGCTCAAAATTTCACTTTTCTTGAACCAAAGTGGGCTAGATATTTGAAACTGAACTTGGTAAGCCATTATGGTTCTGAGTTCTACTGTACTCTCAGTGTGCTTGAAGTGTATGGAATGGATGCTGTAGAAAAGATGCTTGAAAACTTGATTCCAGTTGAGAATAAGAAAACGGAACCTGATGACAAGACTAAGGAACCCATTGAGAAAATTTATTTGAAAGATCCTGCTGGAGGAAAAGAATTCTCACAGGAAACCCTTGATGAAGATGAATTTGAACTAGAAGATGATAAACCAAACGGTGATTCATTGAAGAATGGTGCTAATGATCCAGTTTCAGAGGCAAGGACACTTCAGGCTGGCAGGATTCCTGGAGATACAGTTCTTAAGGTGCTAATGCAGAAAGTTCAATCTCTTGATGTGAGCTTCTCTGTTTTGGAGAGGTACCTAGTGGAGTTGAACAGCAGATATGGGCAAATCTTTAAGGATTTCGATGCCGATATTGATAGCAAAGATGTCTTGTTAGAGAAGATCCAATCAGAGCTGAAGAATCTTGAGAGCAGCAAAGATAACATT ATGAATGAAGTTGATGGATTCCTCTCATGGAAGTTAGTTGCTTCCTCGCAACTAAACCAGCTGGTCCTGGATAATGCTCTACTCAG ATTGGAATTTGAAATATTTCGGCAAAAACAGACTGACATGGAGAACAGGAGTCTTGCTGTTATATTTCTCAGTTTTGTTTtcgcttgcttagctcttgctaagCTGTCTATAGGCATCATGTCCAGATTTTGTAGATTCTATAACTTTGAAAAGTTCCATAATGTAAGATCCGGGTGGCTTGTGTTGCTGCTTAGCAGTTGCGTCATATCCACCATTTTGATAATACAGTAA